Proteins encoded by one window of Microplitis demolitor isolate Queensland-Clemson2020A chromosome 6, iyMicDemo2.1a, whole genome shotgun sequence:
- the LOC103575661 gene encoding uncharacterized protein LOC103575661 — protein sequence MESEFETRILKLYEEGKHEEIIELSNFAECDEVRRLLWVWPSFNDLKWLKKIITDLKFKGIVSVGCGTGLLEWIIQQYLNCDVIGIEVDEPWWQSKYSPRCYLNKIVFTSKKNPANIPPDYALLFCYFNNSVAFESYLTNYSGELILVIGPAKGTNRHTDPLPFDEKFAALKWKLHDFKKLDNGIDLIAAYIRM from the exons ATGGAAAGTGAGTTTGAgacaagaattttaaaattgtacgAAGAAGGAAAGCACGAAGAAATAATTGAACTGAGTAATTTTGCGGAGTGTGATGAGGTGAGAAGATTGCTGTGGGTATGGCCGAGCTTCAATGATTTGAAGtggctgaaaaaaattataacagatTTAAAGTTTAAGGGAATAGTTAGCGTTGGTTGCGGCACTGGGCTTCTGGAATGGATTATTCAACAATATTTAA attgtGATGTGATTGGAATAGAAGTGGATGAACCATGGTGGCAAAGTAAATATTCACCGCgatgttatttaaacaaaatagtatttacttcaaaaaaaaatcccgcAAATATTCCCCCGGATTACGCACTTTTATTTTGCTACTTCAATAACAGCGTGGCATTTGAAAGCTACTTGACCAATTACTCTGGTGAATTAATTCTGGTAATAGGTCCCGCGAAGGGCACGAACCGTCACACGGACCCGCTGCCCTTCGATGAAAAATTTGCAGCTTTGAAGTGGAAGTTACATGACTTCAAGAAACTGGACAACGGCATCGACTTGATCGCGGCCTACATTCGAA